A genomic segment from Torulaspora globosa chromosome 3, complete sequence encodes:
- the HPR1 gene encoding Hpr1p (ancestral locus Anc_8.306) — protein MEKFEALVQTCVDFVLPSFKQLARRADNILDEPLEESSFAAEVVQLKWPAIQSGEIAETNLDAFILLVATRGISDTLTLESDHDEATLRNGILVAAVVLDFCFHSRKYRQNPSTWSNSYFGLFSSVVDSLSWPRGLLEFWPYAESRIEWFKMCNSIDVVPVGTSNLVSYKQPLYDKLRYWNELLTTVQNNSYLNTPLHYEMKFKLEKFLSELLPISEESNFNRSAMFSTKLSSGNPWNKTINSSTRSDSSSENVFATDFNYVYSNLISNPLEFIYKPLEFKIDLDKTLSALLDAIFEVEEDFHKKIDISRKTVSSINEKLNYDFPPDFELSESRVPNYIAISEKFNRERQTYWTGFVGLKVSLSSLLQPTPFDMSMSHPPMLYDQIMEPENDYFRKQFILQICFTMNLIRQIVTSSDVENYYKSCYQKERPSRSIKFDSLNEANHKKTISLCDHILNNYISKFYHQRDPLFASIIEKVLKADEEFLKSKMDGFKSFHSFVIPQEAIEGRSIDYSFKKFGFVPLGNKSINNVWKIKTGLDQIETCPNNAKDFFEDLRSNLTSSEEQARPRDIIKDWQTLRRLRSQYLFDFNKVNEEIGINGLFSMSPIVANNLKKRKAIDIMLERLKEPHLRKLEAARKFSSERLKRKREQEAEHEHATLKQRKLDESEIGPTDLTQEEMENSQNSGQQTPELPIKHQKDQAQWNDEQLPKDSNEQTDLAKEGSELANLSDRPQSAIESPKLQST, from the coding sequence ATGGAGAAGTTTGAAGCACTTGTCCAAACATGTGTTGATTTTGTCCTTCCATctttcaagcaattggctCGGCGAGCAGACAATATACTGGACGAACCTCTTGAGGAAAGTTCATTCGCAGCCGAGGTAGTGCAGCTAAAATGGCCGGCAATTCAAAGTGGTGAGATTGCGGAGACAAACCTGGACGCTTTTATTTTACTGGTGGCAACGAGAGGGATATCTGATACATTAACTCTGGAGAGTGACCATGACGAAGCGACACTGAGGAATGGCATCCTGGTCGCAGCCGTTGTCCTTGACTTTTGCTTTCATTCGCGGAAATATAGGCAAAACCCTTCGACGTGGTCTAATTCGTATTTTGGGCTCTTTTCCTCGGTTGTAGATAGTTTGAGCTGGCCAAGAGGGCTGTTGGAGTTCTGGCCATACGCAGAGTCTCGTATCGAGTGGTTCAAGATGTGCAACAGTATAGATGTCGTGCCTGTTGGAACGTCCAACTTAGTCAGCTATAAGCAGCCCTTGTACGATAAGTTGAGATATTGGAATGAACTATTGACAACAGTGCAGAACAATAGCTACCTGAACACACCACTTCACTACGAAATGAAGTTCAAATTAGAAAAGTTTCTGTCTGAGCTTCTTCCGATATCCGAAGAGTCCAACTTCAACAGGTCCGCCATGTTTTCGACCAAATTGAGCTCTGGAAACCCTTGGAATAAGACTATAAACAGCAGTACCAGGTCAGATTCGTCGTCAGAAAATGTCTTTGCCACGGACTTCAACTATGTTTACAGCAATTTGATTTCAAATCCCTTGGAATTCATTTATAAACCGCTAGAATTCAAGATCGACTTAGATAAAACGCTTAGTGCCCTGTTGGATGCAATCTTTGAGGTTGAAGAGGATTTTCACAAAAAAATCGACATATCACGCAAGACCGTTTCAAGCATTAATGAGAAACTCAACTATGACTTTCCGCCGGATTTCGAGCTATCGGAATCCAGGGTCCCAAACTATATCGCCATTTCTGAGAAATTTAACAGAGAAAGACAAACATACTGGACAGGCTTTGTTGGTTTGAAAGTGTCGCTCTCTTCTCTACTTCAACCTACGCCTTTCGATATGTCCATGTCACATCCACCTATGTTGTATGATCAGATAATGGAACCTGAAAATGACTATTTCCGGAAACAGTTCATACTTCAAATATGCTTCACTATGAACCTGATTCGTCAAATAGTCACCTCATCCGATGTCGAAAACTATTACAAGAGTTGTTATCAAAAAGAGAGACCCTCGCGAAGTATAAAGTTCGACAGCTTAAATGAAGCGAATCACAAGAAGACAATATCACTTTGTGATCACATACTGAACAACTACATCAGCAAGTTTTATCACCAGAGAGATCCCCTCTTTGCCTCCATCATTGAGAAAGTACTGAAAGCGGACGAGGAATTCTTGAAGTCAAAGATGGATGGATTCAAAAGCTTTCATTCGTTTGTTATCCCTCAGGAGGCCATCGAGGGCCGCAGTATAGATTAttcattcaagaaatttggATTTGTGCCACTTGGCAATAAATCCATCAATAACGTTTGGAAAATTAAGACAGGACTCGATCAGATAGAGACATGTCCCAACAATGCTAAGGATTTCTTCGAAGACTTGCGCAGTAACTTGACCTCCAGTGAAGAACAGGCTCGCCCGAGagatatcatcaaagacTGGCAAACTTTGCGACGCCTCAGGTCGCAATATCTCTTTGATTTTAACAAAGTTAACGAAGAGATCGGTATAAATGGCTTGTTTAGCATGTCTCCGATCGTTGCTaacaatttgaagaagagaaaagccaTTGACATCATGCTGGAGCGATTGAAGGAGCCACATTTGCGGAAACTTGAGGCTGCACGAAAGTTCAGCTCGGAGAGactgaaaaggaaaagagAGCAGGAGGCAGAACATGAACATGCTACGCTCAAACAGCGCAAATTGGATGAAAGCGAGATTGGCCCGACTGATCTGACACaggaagaaatggaaaatTCGCAAAATTCTGGTCAACAAACGCCAGAACTGCCTATAAAGCATCAGAAGGACCAAGCTCAGTGGAACGATGAACAATTACCGAAAGATAGCAATGAGCAAACTGACCTTGCGAAAGAGGGCAGTGAGCTAGCTAATCTTTCTGATAGACCACAGTCCGCTATAGAATCACCGAAGTTGCAGTCTACATGA
- a CDS encoding uncharacterized protein (ancestral locus Anc_8.307): MRFPSELIDLIVSQGLDSCRTSIAWSNISRHYRDLITKQLGLIVLDDGTKESDETKLVLDYQVLMVEGNTLHFETDHLEYEKLKQFVVNFSRLLVVIHSDRSYNDVLASILNDIARFSAAGTSLCIVYSNSLNFLSKLYFRELSLYQDKIRLCELHVLGNGKASVDEVCDLNTLFERTYLYNLKSIYSLDVQSSQHQLISQEPLTIKQLNFVAYDEASSGFFSQCPNLKAIESMKYPIKYQDTLYRLPRCDSITLTHYVSGCHYSALDGSAVGKELTLVPSLRSEDPQFHGLYFPRLKSLKLKLSDAVSHLVRFHNCNFSSLDELACGSCTIPWDDMLSAGWSPGELAVTLTSDDQLRWLTSSPPGIDRLRILNPQTRFMEFPASRIFETSNLNFNTISLELNIIWQCYLLQKLILPNLEPRECLMITLDENALSESLASSSGKGLNLELEDDYIVFRVPPLRHFQLIEISSRNAVTESSCVSRTSPVDTALASSHAKMNSLYFDADATGEICYAVSPSEFRRNSLAGLTNESARRQSAIVFLNGSRTRRASSISSSNFDPVVPASSDNPFDGDTVIFEFSKCSPAVFTTNLDALESSLFSWKNLESNRIPFLRVLVRDQDVHNQVGDFDSIIPILVPRIIEVLKFPYDIRLPMMVIDKFQAVVDLTNLTFVVTVEQRLKLSTDMQAYLGYKGCKIPVLTDQPNTGLTVSILLCFDEIEYDIEVKNGF; the protein is encoded by the coding sequence ATGCGGTTTCCCAGCgaattgattgatcttATTGTGTCTCAGGGCCTGGACAGTTGCAGAACTTCAATAGCCTGGTCCAACATCAGTCGCCATTATAGAGATTTGATTACAAAACAGCTGGGATTGATAGTCTTGGATGATGGTACGAAAGAGTCCGATGAAACAAAGTTGGTTCTCGATTATCAAGTTCTTATGGTTGAGGGGAACACTCTGCACTTCGAGACGGATCATCTAGAATAcgagaaattgaagcaGTTCGTCGTCAATTTCTCTAGACTACTAGTTGTGATTCACTCGGACAGAAGCTATAATGATGTTCTAGCCAGTATTCTAAACGATATTGCGCGGTTCAGTGCGGCTGGGACAAGTCTTTGCATAGTCTACAGCAACTCTCTTAACTTTCTGAGCAAGCTGTACTTCCGTGAGCTGTCATTGTATCAGGACAAGATCAGATTGTGTGAATTACATGTGCTAGGAAACGGGAAGGCTAGCGTGGATGAGGTTTGTGACTTGAACACGCTTTTTGAGAGAACGTATCTTTACAACCTCAAGAGCATATACTCGCTGGATGTACAGAGCAGCCAGCATCAGCTTATTTCCCAGGAGCCGCTTACAATCAAACAGCTAAATTTTGTGGCATACGATGAAGCATCATCGGGCTTCTTCTCCCAATGTCCCAACCTGAAGGCGATAGAGTCTATGAAATACCCCATAAAGTATCAAGATACGCTTTATCGGTTACCACGCTGTGATTCAATTACTTTGACGCACTATGTAAGTGGGTGCCACTACTCCGCGCTTGACGGCAGCGCCGTCGGTAAAGAGCTCACACTCGTACCATCTCTACGATCGGAAGATCCCCAATTCCATGGCCTCTACTTTCCCCGATTGAAATCACTCAAACTCAAGCTTAGTGATGCAGTGAGCCATTTGGTTCGATTTCACAATTGCAATTTCTCATCGCTAGATGAGCTCGCTTGTGGATCATGTACAATACCCTGGGATGATATGCTATCTGCTGGCTGGAGTCCAGGCGAACTCGCTGTTACTTTGACATCAGATGATCAGTTGCGCTGGTTGACATCATCACCGCCGGGCATTGACAGACTGAGAATACTAAATCCACAAACGCGGTTCATGGAATTTCCTGCATCGCGCATATTTGAGACGAGCAACTTGAACTTTAACACGATCTCGTTGGAGTTGAACATCATCTGGCAATGCTAtctgcttcaaaagcttaTACTGCCAAATCTAGAACCCAGAGAGTGCCTGATGATAACTCTTGATGAGAATGCTCTGTCGGAGTCTTTGGCTTCAAGCTCGGGCAAGGGACTCAACTTAGAATTGGAAGACGACTATATTGTCTTCAGGGTCCCTCCTTTGAGACAttttcaactcatcgagATCAGTTCAAGAAATGCGGTTACTGAATCTTCTTGCGTGTCCAGGACATCTCCAGTTGATACAGCTTTAGCGTCGTCGCACGCTAAGATGAATAGTCTCTATTTCGACGCAGACGCAACCGGTGAGATCTGTTATGCAGTCTCGCCCTCAGAGTTCAGAAGGAATAGTCTTGCGGGTCTTACGAATGAATCCGCTAGAAGACAGAGCGCCATTGTCTTTCTCAATGGCTCTCGCACCCGAAGAGCCTCGTCGATAAGTTCCTCGAATTTTGATCCGGTGGTTCCGGCATCTAGCGATAATCCTTTTGACGGAGATACCGTAATTTTCGAGTTCTCAAAGTGCTCTCCAGCGGTCTTCACAACGAATTTAGACGCTTTGGAATCTTCATTATTCTCTTGGAAAAATCTAGAATCCAACCGCATTCCATTTTTGCGAGTCCTAGTTCGAGATCAAGATGTACATAATCAAGTCGGCGATTTTGATTCCATCATACCCATCCTCGTACCTCGCATTATTGAAGTTCTCAAATTTCCCTATGACATTAGGCTGCCGATGATGGTCATTGATAAATTTCAGGCAGTTGTCGATCTTACTAATCTTACTTTTGTTGTGACTGTTGAGCAGCGATTGAAACTCTCAACAGATATGCAGGCGTATCTGGGTTACAAGGGATGCAAAATACCTGTGCTTACAGATCAGCCAAACACGGGCTTGACGGTTTCAATTCTGCTAtgctttgatgaaattgagtATGATATTGAAGTAAAAAATGGTTTTTAA
- the CFT2 gene encoding cleavage polyadenylation factor subunit CFT2 (ancestral locus Anc_8.308): MTYTVNCCDDGSRESVGTIVRFDNVTILIDPGWSSPDVSYEDSMKYWSGVISEVDLILLSQPSVESLGAYAALYYNFLAHFISRIEVYATLPVTNLGRVTTIESYVARGLIGPYKSNRIELGDVEKAFDHIQALKYSQLADLRSKYDGLTLVAYSAGVSPGGSIWCICTYFEKLVYALRWNHTRSTILNSSSLLDQGGKPLSALMRPSAFITKLDRFGSPKPHGKRVKLFKDSLKSILSSNGSAMIPVEIGGNFLDLFVLVHDFLYECSRSRLYTQVPVLLISYSRGRALTYARSMLEWLSASLLKIWEARDNRSPFDLGGRFHVVTPEELSKYPGPKICFVSQVNLLIDEVITKLCQAERATIILTSVGDKGVRTISVLLRRWNLARAQHAFEEGKCLNFSESMSLRAVQLKPMADNELEEYSNEVIRRRSSREELEASLQQEAKLGEKSMGGFNMEDSQGKNVGIDDEDDEDEDNLLSILKEKDSSTAVQSAVEIPVDFVVQPGSHPKHQMFPFQPARIKTDDYGTFVDFTSLFSSDDSNLNGKNDSAIEGLEEDEDPYDLSEERREPLKKPRRETKRARGKSGAESFDNIDYLNPLQNPVNRTESTTTVTVKCSLIFINLESLADQRSTSVILPALKPRKALLLGPQEAQNAQSVATLQKRDVDVIEMPLNKPIEFVTSIKSIDISVDPELDSLLKWQRIGDNYTVAHVIGRLVKEKVQANKAEVTKPQSKRNQNSRTKLILKPLQSSFKAHTGGSLSIGDIRLADLKRRLTDQHHRAEFKGEGTLVVDGQVAVRKISDSETIVDGSPSELFYSVKNAITEMLAKI; encoded by the coding sequence ATGACCTATACAGTCAACTGCTGTGATGATGGTTCCAGAGAGTCTGTTGGGACGATAGTGCGGTTCGACAATGTCACCATATTGATAGATCCTGGCTGGAGCAGTCCAGATGTTTCCTACGAGGATAGCATGAAGTATTGGTCTGGCGTGATTTCCGAAGTTGACTTAATCCTTCTCTCGCAGCCATCTGTCGAATCTCTGGGAGCCTATGCTGCGCTTTACTATAATTTCCTAGCACACTTCATCTCCAGGATCGAAGTTTACGCTACGCTGCCTGTAACCAACCTTGGCAGAGTTACTACAATAGAATCCTACGTGGCCAGGGGCTTGATCGGTCCATACAAGTCAAATCGCATCGAACTTGGGGATGTCGAAAAGGCTTTCGATCACATACaagctttgaaatactCTCAGCTTGCAGATCTGCGATCTAAGTACGATGGTCTCACATTGGTAGCCTACAGCGCGGGAGTGAGCCCAGGTGGCTCTATCTGGTGTATCTGCACCTACTTCGAGAAACTGGTTTACGCGCTTCGCTGGAATCATACAAGAAGTACTATTCTGAACAGTTCATCACTGCTGGATCAAGGTGGTAAGCCCTTGTCGGCTTTGATGAGACCGTCAGCATTTATAACTAAATTGGATCGGTTCGGTTCTCCGAAACCTCATGGAAAACGTGTCAAGCTGTTCAAAGATTCTCTCAAAAGTATTTTAAGTTCCAACGGTTCTGCCATGATACCTGTTGAGATTGGCGGGAACTTCTTAGATTTGTTCGTACTAGTCCATGACTTTCTTTACGAGTGCTCGAGGAGTAGGCTATACACGCAAGTCCCGGTGCTGCTAATATCATATTCTCGAGGAAGAGCTTTGACTTATGCGAGGTCAATGCTCGAATGGCTGTCCGCATCATTACTGAAAATCTGGGAAGCTAGAGACAACAGATCCCCCTTTGATTTGGGAGGCAGATTTCATGTTGTTACACCAGAAGAGTTAAGCAAGTATCCAGGGCCTAAAATTTGCTTCGTCTCGCAAGTAAATTTGCTGATTGACGAGGTAATCACCAAGCTGTGTCAAGCGGAAAGAGCTACAATAATTCTAACGTCAGTCGGCGACAAAGGTGTGAGAACCATATCGGTGCTGCTTCGGCGCTGGAATTTGGCTCGAGCGCAACATGCATTTGAGGAAGGGAAATGCCTTAATTTTTCAGAGTCGATGAGTTTAAGAGCAGTCCAATTGAAGCCTATGGCTGATAACGAGCTGGAAGAATATTCCAATGAAGTCATCAGGCGCCGAAGCAGTCgggaagagctggaagcaTCGTTACAGCAGGAAGCGAAGCTTGGTGAAAAATCCATGGGAGGATTTAATATGGAAGACAGTCAAGGTAAAAATGTCGGCattgatgacgaggacgatgaagacgaagataACCTGCTGAGTATCCTGAAAGAGAAGGACTCAAGCACTGCTGTTCAAAGCGCTGTAGAAATTCCCGTTGATTTCGTTGTTCAACCAGGCTCTCATCCGAAACATCAAATGTTCCCCTTCCAGCCAGCCAGGATAAAGACTGATGACTACGGCACCTTTGTCGACTTTACTTCTCTATTTTCAAGCGACGACAGTAACTTGAACGGTAAAAACGActctgcaattgaaggactcgaagaagatgaggatCCATACGATCTTTCTGAGGAACGTCGAGAACCTCTGAAAAAGCCCCGCAGAGAAACCAAGAGAGCAAGAGGTAAAAGTGGTGCCGAATCGTTCGACAACATCGATTATCTAAACCCACTGCAGAACCCTGTAAACCGTACTGAGTCAACAACCACAGTCACGGTTAAATGCTCACTGATTTTCATCAACCTCGAAAGTCTAGCCGACCAGAGGTCTACGTCCGTGATCCTACCTGCGTTAAAGCCCAGGAAGGCACTACTTTTGGGTcctcaagaagctcaaaatGCTCAGTCTGTCGCCACTTTACAGAAAAGAGACGTTGATGTCATTGAGATGCCACTGAACAAGCCCATAGAATTCGTTACCTCCATCAAATCCATAGACATATCCGTGGATCCCGAGCTCGACTCGTTATTGAAGTGGCAGAGAATCGGTGACAACTACACGGTGGCGCACGTAATAGGACGACTGGTCAAGGAAAAAGTACAAGCGAACAAAGCTGAAGTTACGAAGCCCCAAAGCAAGCGCAACCAAAATTCCAGGACTAAACTGATACTAAAACCGCTGCAATCCTCCTTCAAAGCTCATACCGGTGGTTCCCTATCCATCGGTGACATTCGGCTCGCCGATCTGAAAAGGAGGCTCACAGACCAGCACCATCGAGCCGAGTTCAAGGGAGAAGGTACTTTGGTAGTCGATGGGCAGGTCGCAGTCCGTAAAATCAGTGACAGCGAGACGATTGTCGACGGTAGCCCATCCGAGCTATTTTACAGCGTCAAGAATGCTATCACGGAGATGCTGGCAAAGATATGA
- the AVL9 gene encoding Avl9p (ancestral locus Anc_8.305), with product MDEENPVIVGVCLVDFHHTRGPETEYWCSSPEGADESTLWPNLPFQALPDGSHSFQETFTYFTLLFNEKKRCSPENGACELPEDELEDYTTYFAISCSRQIRSDDLIQKDDDITRSTVQKAIVVISRQPIFGQIKDKLSLVTNAFFLQRDFSDRSIISSLHENLVSMFRNLPNNPQDGQLYVGLSLRKIIFDFGKDVLVLLKAMLLEKQIIFYGNNVEALCNLQFGLISLIPNLLSSLQSSGSPQLLASREALCVADSFKSSDRQSVLKFIGFPLRIFEKGGLFSPYTPLQQMDDIKSKHTQFFVMGSSNSLLVEQKTELCHLFVDVDACTLEIIDKSLHPILHLTSHDKRWIDSIHALVSQSWNQNDLYTPKNSQFEGSEDFIRWQFEEYLTGMLSSAKLSEYLATYSDDSMAVQSIPEELVRSNPMQPFNSAWVSKWTQTKNYGLFRNYTDDRIFDVFSPKHPYSGPDTITILQQKLAATFQNFKKSGLDVNKDSDAQGTKQRSDSLLESVNKETLKGPGAGDKDQNFWSSWKDYFNTKRKVKKKEEDVVKATQHLNNGNSTVEAIGSALVGLGLHYNSAQEEEYDYDTEDSDFEKSRKDSSISINPGGNDHPA from the coding sequence ATGGACGAGGAGAATCCAGTCATTGTCGGGGTTTGTTTGGTTGATTTCCATCATACAAGAGGACCGGAAACTGAATACTGGTGTAGCTCGCCAGAGGGTGCGGACGAGTCGACTCTGTGGCCTAACTTGCCGTTCCAGGCTCTTCCTGACGGCTCGCATTCTTTCCAGGAGACGTTTACGTATTTTACGCTGCTGTTcaatgaaaagaagagatgcAGTCCCGAAAATGGGGCTTGTGAGTTGCCAGAAGATGAATTGGAAGATTACACGACCTATTTTGCTATTTCATGCTCGAGACAAATTCGTAGCGACGACttgattcagaaagatgatgatattACGAGATCAACAGTCCAGAAGGCAATCGTGGTCATTTCAAGACAACCCATATTCGGTCAGATAAAGGATAAACTCAGCTTGGTGACCAACGcattctttcttcagcgagATTTTTCCGATAGGAGCATAATAAGTTCGCTTCACGAGAATTTGGTGTCTATGTTCAGGAACCTGCCCAATAACCCTCAGGACGGGCAACTTTACGTCGGCCTGTCATTGCGTAAGAtcatttttgattttgGGAAAGACGTTCTGGTACTGCTGAAGGCTATGTTACTGGAGAAACAGATTATATTCTACGGTAACAACGTTGAAGCGCTGTGCAACCTGCAGTTTGGACTTATAAGCCTCATACCGAACCTGCTATCAAGTCTTCAAAGTAGCGGCAGCCCGCAATTACTGGCATCTCGAGAAGCCCTCTGCGTGGCAGATTCGTTCAAATCCAGTGATCGACAGTCGGTCCTGAAGTTTATAGGGTTTCCATTACGAATATTCGAGAAAGGGGGTCTATTCTCTCCCTATACGCCATTGCAACAGATGGATGACATCAAATCAAAACATACGCAATTCTTTGTCATGGGCAGTTCCAATTCGCTGCTTGTCGAGCAAAAAACGGAACTGTGCCATCTTTTCGTGGACGTCGACGCCTGCACGTTAGAAATCATTGATAAATCATTGCATCCCATTCTACATTTGACATCTCATGATAAAAGGTGGATTGATTCGATTCATGCGCTGGTTTCGCAAAGCTGGAATCAGAATGATCTCTATACTCCAAAGAACTCGCAGTTCGAAGGAAGCGAAGACTTTATACGCTGGCAATTCGAAGAATATTTAACTGGGATGCTTTCAAGTGCGAAATTGAGTGAGTATCTGGCCACCTATTCGGACGATAGTATGGCTGTGCAGTCGATACCCGAAGAACTGGTACGGTCTAACCCCATGCAGCCGTTTAATAGCGCCTGGGTATCCAAGTGGACCCAAACCAAGAATTATGGCTTGTTCCGAAATTACACAGACGACAGGATATTTGATGTCttttctccaaagcatcCATACAGCGGTCCTGATACTATCACAATTTTGCAGCAGAAGTTAGCCGCGACATTCCagaatttcaagaagagtGGTCTAGATGTTAATAAGGACAGTGATGCTCAAGGCACTAAGCAACGATCTGATTCATTACTAGAATCGGTTAACaaggaaactttgaagGGGCCTGGTGCTGGAGACAAGGACCAAAATTTTTGGTCGTCATGGAAAGATTACTTTAACACAAAGAGAAAGGTTAAGAAAAAGGAGGAGGACGTTGTGAAGGCTACTCAACACCTAAATAATGGCAATTCAACTGTAGAAGCCATCGGAAGTGCATTGGTTGGCTTGGGTTTGCACTATAACAGTGCACAGGAGGAGGAGTATGATTATGATACTGAAGATAGCGACTTCGAGAAGTCGCGTAAGGACAGCAGTATAAGCATTAACCCTGGCGGTAATGATCACCCGGCGTGA